A region of the Perca flavescens isolate YP-PL-M2 chromosome 15, PFLA_1.0, whole genome shotgun sequence genome:
GACTTTAAGATATCTCTCCCATGTATAAGAGAGTGTTATGGATGTTGATTTGAGATGACGTGGGTTCAAGTCTTTCTGTGAGTTTCCCATTGTCATTCTTTTGTCCAAATTTTGCACCCAAATGCGCTAGCTACTTCATTTTTGGAGGCCTTAGTTTACATATTCAGTCTCCTGCAGGGCTAACATGGTAGAGCAGGTCCTAAGTCGGGTTTacttagtcttgcattgccagaccttccttcacatcGCTGCGCAGTAGGGTCTGGCGAACAGTCCAggaatggcatttctttaaaccaatcacaatcttgggcatcgctaagcgccggacggagccacggtgcctctggaaggaacttgttttggtggaacatgtgtacgttcaaaagttattttagtcgtgcaacagagaactcagattggacagatagtctagctagctgtctggatttaccctgcagagatctgaggagcagttaaccatagtcctcagaaatccaccggagtttaatattccgacacaaagaaagcgaaaggtaccggacatctggcggaaaagggtgaaatccggcggaatttcccggcggcaccggagcaattgccggaagtggaacgtcgtggatatagactgttTACTTGAACTCACTGGTGcatgtttaaattattttggGTACCTGTTCCATCCCAATGACAGCACATCCAGTAAAAAGTCCACATAATTCCccaaattaattaaatgtattaattataAACCTTATTAAAATGTTCCCGAtctcttctttttgttgttgttgtttgcagGCAGTTTGGTGGCTTCGCAGCGGAGACGGAGTACCGAGCAGAGGCCTTGCGTTTGACGCGTACCCTGGGTGAGACGGCCCCCTTTCAGCGCAAGCAGTACTTCTGCTGTAGCTACGATCCACCACTCAAGCCTTACGGACGCCGCAATGAGGTGTGGTTTCTACAGGAGGAGCCGTAGGAGCCATTCGATCAGACCTGAGTCAAATCTCACGACGAGTCCTTTATTCAAATTTATTTACCCTTTCCAGTACCGACAATCCTGTAGCTCTAACAGTTTTTGGATTGGTAAGAGCAATATGGTGACTTGATAGACCTTTGAAACCCAAACGGACTGATAGAGATTACCCATGTTGCCTTTACCCATCTGATCTTCTGCTTGGTGAAGCTACACTCAAGTTAGTTGTTCAAGCAATGGGACAATTTAGAACTCAGTGCAGCATTTTCTCATTTCATTTTCGATTTCCAATTTAAACTTGTAGCTCTGAAACAACACATGATGAGAGTGATTAAAGGCTTCTTGACAAATATAGCGTTAAGAAGTAAAAGTAGTTCTTGGGAGTCCCACGTTAACCCGTTCCATACAACGTTCGCATCACTGCTGTTACTGTGCTGTGACGGACTTCAGTTCTCTACGCCAAGGGAAAATAGATCTTAAAGAAATAACTTTAGATCAACTGGTATGCTACCGCCACTGGTTTACAGGCGTAAAACAGAAAGTTATCTAAGTAACTGAGTGAATAATCTAATATAATCTGTATTTAAATACAACTGAATTACATGTTTGTCCTAAACATTTGTCAATAAAGTTGCTGTAGAGCTCTTGTCTCCCTAAAGAACACACAGTTAGGCTTTGCACATGTTTTATCTAGTTTACAATTTAGTGACGGCTACGGAGAAATGTATAAAATGAACACTAGTTACATGGTAGTAAAAAGCACACTTCCTTTTCCCCGAGTAAGGAACTGGAAAGAAACAGGAGTTGAGCCATAAAGTAGAGCTAGTCTTCATGAATTAATGGGTGGACAGCTGTGACTggaaattagctagctagctataagTGTTGTTATATCCTCTGTGATAATATGTTGATTCAAGAAGCATGTGTGTATAgtgaatattttgtgttttactgcATGACTATGCcatctttatttattcagaCTCTTGAAACTGTTATGCGATACATCCGTACTGTGTGATTTCCAGTGCCGAGTGAATATAATGTTCAGGTTTCCTAGTGTTTCATAACATAATAAATATGTTATTCAGAAAGAGTGAAAATAATTCTAGTTGTCTAATTTCTTTGTCTGGGACAGTACGTCTGAGGACTTCTTCCACAGTGTTCATTTCTTGCTGTGACAAGCAAGTAAAAAGAAATGACTTCCATTGATCTCGCATAACTTGGAAAGAAATCTGAATTAGTCAACGTGGAGCCTGTCATTGACagtgcaaaagaaagaaagcaatatacctttttcacggcagacatgttgacatgtcataataGGAAATTAATGacggctgcattccacttagaaGAGGTCCTgatattaaaccattactgatggctgcattccacttaggagaggtcctggtattaaaccattactgatggctgcattccacttaggagagaccctggtattaaaccattactgatggctgcattccacttaggagagaccctggtattaaaccattactgatggctgcattccacttaggagagaccctggtattaaaccattactgatggctgcattccacttaggagagaccctggtattaaaccattactgatggctgcattccacttaggagagaccctggtattgtgcatgctgactcactgaaatatcttactgggacacttgatggaactgagccatcgttaaggttattaaTTTCAGCTGGGCTGTTCCTGCtttgacaagtcaacatgtctgctgtgaaaaaaggtccatatGCAGCTAATTAAGTAACTGAGAAAAGTAATGAATGACAAAATTAAACATTATGGTAAATGGGCTTAATTTACATGCATACCTTAATGAATGCAGCATGAATTCAGTAAATGCCAATTAGTTAAATAACTCAGTTATGGGCTAGATGAGGATTCAATTAATGTTACATTTGAAGACAATTAGTGTTTAAAATGTAAGATCATGatacaaaaatatcaaaatgcaAAATTCAATCCATGActcatttatttgattttaattaacagacAGAATTCAGCAAAAGGAATAAGAACTGCAAAAAGAGATATTAATATACAgatatttgattaattcaaGCAAACTAAAAACCCCCAGAAAAAATTACTCTTCCTACTTCAACTGTGTGCAAATCGCCCTTCAAACAGCACAATGGGGGGGGGAGATGCCTTTACACGGCCTGTTAGCACCTCACCCCACTTTAATCAGGAATAAATGGTTTGCAATCAGAAGTTTCAACAGCAGGCAAAACACTGACGGGCCCTTAATATAACGCTGTGGCCCTGTAACCCCATACTAGTGTAATTACACAAGTAGAGTCTGGTTTCAGCTTGCATACATGAATAGAATAGAAGCCAGGAGTAGAGCACGGGGTCATTCAGGTAACCCCAGCTTGTCACCTATAACCTTGTTATGAGAGGTTGAAGTATTGCACATAGATTAATTATGTCAGAAATCCATCGGATGCCCCTTTTTCAAACAATTCAAACAATGCACGGCTCCTTTTTCATAACAAAAACCTCTACTACATATATTAAATGATGATGGGAGATTTGGGTCATACGATGAATGGAATTACTCGGATGGTAATGTAACCGATGTAGTGTGGGATCACGTTGGTCAGATGTTAGGGAAACTTAAACTCGCTATGTTTTCATAGTATCAGTTTCACTAAGATAGTTATAGTTTTGTATATGGTACAACTTAACGCAAAAATGtataggaaacacacacacggtaccTTCAATGATACTGCAAAAATACTTAGTTGCTATTGGTAATAACTACAGGAACTGCAATCAAGAAATTGCTATAAAATGTTGTGGTAATAAATCCGTCTTAAAAACACATTCCCCCATACTGCCTCCTCCTTTCAGCTCTCAACAAAAGGACAGCTTTGGTGCCCTTACCTACGTGCTAGAGAATTAGACAGATAGAAATCTCATCGCTAATAATGTCAATAATGATGAGTCTAACTAGAGTTACAAGTTGTCAATCATTTAAAATGAACTTAACTAAAAGGGAAAACGGTATTCAAAAGACGTGATCTCTTTGTAAAATATCATCATTAATTCATCAGTGAATCATCACTGACATCCTTGAACCCTGTATCActtgcattttctttcctgtatTCTACAATCCAGTAGGTATCCATCAACATTACTCCCTGCTGTAGAATGGGTTTAAGatacagaggaagagagaggagtgagCTTCAGTTACTTTTCTTCTCAGGAGAGTTTGGATAAGGTGCATATGGTGGAGGCCGCTCCTGCGTGGGAATAAAAGGAAATGCGAACACATTACCAAGTGCCATTTAAAGATGTCACTTCCACGCAACTTTTAAACGGAGGAGGAGACAAGCAAAGCAGCTTACCATGGGCATGTAGACATTGTGTGGATTGCTGGGATTGTAATACGCACTGCCTGCTGCTTCTGCCGCCTTGGAGTTACCTGTGCATAAAATGAGATGTGACAAAGACAGGGCGATTAAGACAGACAGGGATGACTGCTTAACATATTTAGGAACAGACAGCTAAGCTCCAAACACCGTTAAGGAGAACTAATGCGAGGAGCACGACCACTGACAGCTCCAGGAATCCTTGAGACAAAATCTACAGGAACACCCTGAGGATGCACAGAGGCAAACGTTCTCCTCAAGCTCTTCCTAAAATAGAGATAGGCCAAACTTGACATTTCAGCGTTTCAGTGTACCAGGCTCACCCCATGTGCAGGGTTAGACTGTTTTTTCACTGAAATCCACAAGGTGCTTGGAAAGAGTACGgggaaggaagaggaagaggggaaaTTGCAATTTTGATGTGTAGCGGATGAGACACCGACACCCCTTTTTGGGTGGCGTGCTATGAAATGATTCACTTTGAGGCAGACAGATCCGATCTGACGGGTGCAgtgacacagacatacagagaagaaaaataaagatagagagagagagaaatagaccTGGAGGTGGTGGTGTTGCTGCCCAGTTCGGGGGGGATGCAGCCCAATTTTGGGGTGGTCCAGGGTAGGGGGGAGGTGGGGCCATGTAGTCAAAACCAGATGGGTACATTCCTAGAACACAGAAGACAACAGAAAAATAAGAGAGAGGTGGATTTCTGAGGTCAAACGCTAACAGAGACAGAGCAAAATGGCAGTATTTCTGCCTCAAGGGTTTTTACTTATGCACATTGAGGACatttgatgatgatgaaaacGTGTATACAAAGTAAGAAAATATGTGTGCGTGCAGGCTGTAACCTTAAAACTATGAAAGTATATGCTTGTTTTTTCTACCTGTTTGACCAACCTAAAAGCACATACAAATGTCATGTTACAAATGACTGAATTCTGTACCTGCAGCAGCTGTTGGATGGGGGTAGCCCATGTTGCCAGCAGCAGGGAGTGGGCCCTGGTAGAATTCATTCTGCTGGGGAGGGGTTGGGTAAGGATAGCTGGGAGGAGCAGGCTGAGGTGGGCCATAGCCGTTCATCATTCCAGGTGAAGGATAGCCAAACGAGGCAGCACCGTTTTGTGCCGGAGCAGCACGAGAAgctgaaataaacaaaaagaaaagggtCTCTCACAACAAATGGACAAGACTTTAAGGGACTCTTTAACAGGCTCTTCTTTGGGCAGAGCTTTGGCACATTATTGCTTACACTTCTTTATGGTTAAGATTCTAACCATGAAAGTtgtatttttgtcatatttttacTTTGGTGAAggatttaaatactttttatcaCTCCCATATTAAGGAATATTCAATTGATATTTAGCATTGTAGAACGTGTGACACAATGATTACGGAAACTACCATACGAACCATTTGTGGCCAGTTTGAAGAGATGCTGCCCCACCTCTATGGCTCCTCCGCTGGTAAATGACATCTTGAAATGGGCCTGGCCCTCCCAGCCACCTGATGAGAGAGCCGgctacatttaaaacaaatacagaaagCTACACTCCTGTTTTATTGTGCAGTCCCTTTATTTTGACTAAGATAACGCATcatattttacaatatttagagatgcaccgatagaccggccagtgaccggaattggccggttttcacgtgctcggccatgccCGGCGACCAGCAGGTCAGTCTTGACATATGCCAATTTCATGctggtcaacgctacaattaactgacaacagaagttatacaagttacagttctcaaggacacacggacgcgacagcacagtttctttttcctttctctcaacttttcagCCGTGTgtgaagataacaagtttgcaatatgcgacacctgcaaggagacagtcgggcgtggagggaccacaccaaaaaccaaaatcacattttttttagtgtgatattggatgtgaaaagaaggaaacggttctaacattgcactttagatgtgtgtgaatttcccacaccaggattaatttatatagttctattttatagcaatccattatctgttcaaaaaattttctatgttctgtgcaaaatgttctattaaagaaaagatagaaaataaatatttgtgtgtgctgtaaagtggttagaaaaaatgaaattggaaTCAGCTGGCCTAACtaagaaaatcggaatcggcctagaaagttgtaatcgatGCATCTCTAACAATATTATTATGACCATTTATGAAACAAATTAAATCATACCTTGGTGgttaagagagaaaaaacacaagGCCACCTACCACCAGGCTCAGCTGACATTGTCCCCTTAATGTAGTTGGCTGCAAAGACAGGCTGCTCAATGCTGCAGCCCTTCATCAGATAGTAGGGGAACATGGCCGAACCCAAGCAATCCTTGGTATTACTGGACACAAACAGCAACTAAAACAGCGAATGAGGGAAGAGACAAGAGCGTTTGTGGGGAGAGTTATAACAGGATGTATGAGAATATGAACACTGCCAACGTTCCAATCAAGAAGACATCAGCAGCAATAGTATTTGAAAGGTCCCATATGGTAAAATTAAATTCCTAGGTCTTTTTTGATAATGAAGCAGGTCGCTGTGCTACTGTGAAAGTGaaaaacgctcaatccacacAACCCATATTCAGGAACTGTGCCTTTAAAACGAGCCGTTAGGATAAACCAGGACAAACAGCATGAGAATAatattttttgaacattaaagcatataAACATTGTCTAGTAGAAagccaaaatacaagtatgaacctgaaaatgagtataTATGGGAataggaatatatatatatatatatatatatgggacctttaaattagagctgggcaatatatcgatattgtgatataagactagatatcgtcttagattttggatatcgtaaaatcgtaatatgacataagtgtcttttcctggttttaaaggctgcattacagtaaagtgatgtcattttctgaacttaccagactgttgtaactgttctattatttgccttttccccacttagtcattatatccacattactgatgattatttatcaaaaatctcattgtgtaaatattttgtgaaagcaccaatagtcttCAACAATATCGttttgatatcgaggtatttggtcaaaaatattgtgatatttgattttctccatatcgcccagccctactttatatatattatataatttggGTTGTACCCTGTATGGTGTGAGGTAAATGGTGCCCTTCTTGGTCCCCCTAAGCAAGTCTGTCTTGCCGGTGACATCGCTGAATGACAGCTCCACATTCTTACATTCCCTTAAAACACTGGGGAAAGAAGAAGCAGGTGAAAATAACCCGTTTCATCCACAATAAAAATACTGACAGAATTAGGTTTAAGTAATAATGTGCATGTGAGCATTAATCGAAACTTCCGTATTTAATAACATGCAAGTAACCCACTTTACACAATATTAAATAACTGTTATGTCAACACTGAAGTTACAgctacttcctgttttgatCGGAGGCTATCGTTACAAGTTAGCCATCTTGCTCAACAGCTGTCAAAACACGCGAAGGCTATAAAGTCGCTCATTCGTAATATTATAGTACCTTAGTATAAAACAGTAAATACAATGTTCGAATTGCCACGACATGACCTACAAAGCTAACGCAAACATCAACAATTAACCAAatgtgttagctagctagctagctagctagttatgCTAATGTTAACCAGGCCCGCTAGCGGTTGGGTAGCATTACGTTGACTACGCACT
Encoded here:
- the wbp2nl gene encoding postacrosomal sheath WW domain-binding protein; amino-acid sequence: MALNRNHSQNGGVLINNGESVLRECKNVELSFSDVTGKTDLLRGTKKGTIYLTPYRLLFVSSNTKDCLGSAMFPYYLMKGCSIEQPVFAANYIKGTMSAEPGGGWEGQAHFKMSFTSGGAIEVGQHLFKLATNASRAAPAQNGAASFGYPSPGMMNGYGPPQPAPPSYPYPTPPQQNEFYQGPLPAAGNMGYPHPTAAAGMYPSGFDYMAPPPPYPGPPQNWAASPPNWAATPPPPGNSKAAEAAGSAYYNPSNPHNVYMPMERPPPYAPYPNSPEKKSN